From the genome of Adlercreutzia equolifaciens DSM 19450:
CCGAGGACACGATGCAGGAGAACACGAAGACGACGGCCAGAAGCTTCCAAAACGATTTCGGCAGCGACCGGCGCGAATGGTCGCGCGCGAGCGTGGGTGTCGGCTGCTCGATATAGCGGGAGAACGACGCCAAGATGCCGGCCGCCAAGGGCAGCAGCACGAACGCGGCCATGCCCGCCAAGCTGGGACCGCCAGGGACCGGCGCCCAGGCGGGAGACCCCAGCACAATGAAGAAAGAAGCTCCCACAACGAACTGGGAGTAGGCCACGTACAGGACGACCTGGCGCGGCGGCAGCGCACCGTAGAGCTGCCCGCAACGCAGGGCGATCGTCCCGAGCCCCACGCCGAAAAATATGCCGCCGACGAAGAAAAGCGAACGAATGACGGAATAGGGCAGCATCGGCGTCAAATAATAGGGCCCGATAAGTATGACGATGAGGGCACCGAGCGAGGAGACCGCCCCCGCCCAAAGGCACGCCGTCGGGCGCTCGAGCCACGAGCGCACCCGGGGCACCGCAAACGTGGACAGGAGCATGAGGCCGCCGGCCGACAGGCTCGTGGTCACCGTCAGCACCGAAAGGTTTCCGCCGTTGGTCTCGCTATCAGACAGCCACGCCGTTCCCGAGCTGGCTATATATACCGAAGCCAGCAGGGCCCCCAAGGCCATGTACGGCAATGCCGGCCAAGCTCGCACGAGCTTCGCCATGAAATTTTTCGTCTCGGCCATCACTGCCCTCCCTAGCGCAAGGAGCGCCCAGCAACAGCCGAGCGCTCCTCGATGTGATCCGATTGGCCTACGATACCATTTCCGGTTCGTCGGAGATGGCGGGAGTCGGGTCGTTGGCCGCGGACACGGCATCCTCGGCGCGCCGGTCGACCAACGCCCGGCCCATGCGGCAGAGGGCATAGCCGACGAACACCACCGAGTACACGGCCACCGAGGCCTGGGCGGCGAGGCCGCCGTGCAGGGCCGAGGGCAAAAGCATCAGCAGCAGGTGCACGTACACCAGCCCGAAGAACGGGTAGGCCAGCTTCTGCACCTTCTTCCACGAGGCCGTGGACATCTGCCGCTTCACGAAGGCGAAGGAGGTCACGCCGAGCACGACGAGCAGCACGAGCAGCACGACCGCCAAAACGAAGGCGCCTATGACGTTGCCCCCGATCTCGCCGCCGCCGAGAAGGCGCGGCACATAGCTCTCCAGGTACACGGCCATGTGCCCGAGCGAGAGGAACCACGCCACGATGGACAGCTCGCTGCGCACGGGCTTCAGCCAGTGATAGGCGCGGCCGCCCCGGTTCAGGCATCCGATGAACATGACGACCACGAACAGGGCCAGCGACAGCTCGCACTTCTGGATGAGGACGAACAGCGGACTCCAAATGGCGCGCGGCAGGCCGAAGAACACGCCGTACACGTAGACGACGTCGATGACGATGGCGGCAGCGTAGAACGCGACCGGAAGCGCCTTCAAGGGGTTGCGCAGGGCGAAGCAGCCGACGACGGTGACTGCAAGGATGATCGCGAAGTCCATGTTACCTCTCCTCTCGCGCCTCGAGGCGCTGCTCGAGCTCGACGGCGATAGCATCCAGAAGCTCGGCATCCTCGAGGAAGAAGCCCTTGGAAATCTTCAAGACACCCCGATAGAAGCGCGTCTCCAAAAGCAGAAGCGCCAGATCCTGGAACGTGTCGAACCACGAGAGGATGTGGTCGGCGAGAAACGCGCGGGAGACGCGCACCTGGCGCAGGGCCTCCGCGTCGTCGCCAGCCTCAAGAGCGGCAATGATGCGATCCGAGAGCACCACGAGGAACTCGCACATGAACGACAGGTGATCGTGGGGGAAATCGTAGCCCTCGGCCTTGGCCACGTGGTTGGCCTTGTACAGCTGGAAGACCTCGTGGTAGGCGTCCTGGAACATGAGCCCCTCTTCGCTCGTGTGCACGCTCTCGTAGGGCACCGCGTAGCGGCCCTTCCACGAGGAGGTTCCGGCGAAGGCGGAAGTGAAGTCCACGGCCAGCGCCTGGCGCGTGCCGGAGTTTCGCTTGCGCAAATAGCGCGTGATATCGTTCACCCCGTCGGCGAACAGCTCGTTCACATCGGCATATTCCGACCAGTCCATCTCGGCGATATTATCGATCTGCTCAGCCGTCAACGGCCGGAAGTAGATGGCCGCCAAAAGGTCGTAGAACGCCGCGCGACCCTTGAGGGCCGCGATCATGTCCTCCGTCACCACAGCCTCATCTGCCGCGGCGACGCTCATCTCATCTACCATGTATCCCCTCTCCTCTCAGACTCGCCCGTCCTCGTTGGGCACAAACCGCGTAGCGCCAGAGCGCTCCGCAGGACAGGAACTGCGACCTCGAAAAAGCGGCGCACCGGCGCACCAAGGCAGCAGCCCCCGTCCTGCGGATTCAAATTGCGAACCCGCAAGAGCGCCCGACCGCCAAAAGGGAGGGAGCGACGGTCGGGGCAACCGAAAACCGAGGAGCGCACCTACGGGCTGGTGCAAACGCACCCCTCACGCAAAATGGCTACTTCTTCTCATAGCGGGTGACCTCGACGGGCTCCTCCTGCCACTTGGCAGTCTTCTCCGAGAGGATGTAGACCGTCGTGGGATGCAGGTCGGCCGGATCGAACAGGTAGTGCGCGTTCTCGCCGGCGGCCGCCACGACCTTCGCGGCCTCGGAGTTCGGATCGTCCAAGTCTCCGAAGGTGCGAGCGCCGCAGCAGCAGTTATGCACGCAGGCCGGCACCCAGTTCTCGTCGTTTTTGCGCTGGAAGCACAACGTGCACTTCTCGATGGTGTTGGTCTTCGGGTTCAGCTGGCGCACGCCGTAGGGGCAGCCCGTCAGACAGCTCTCGCAGCCGATGCAGTCCTCGGCGTTCACGAGCACGATGCCAGTCTCCTCGTCGCGGTAGGAGGCGCCGGTGGGGCACACCTCGATGCAGCCGGGGTTCTCGCACTGCTGACACTGCATGGGCAGCCAGTACATCTCGATATCGGGGAAGGTACCCACAGGGCCCACGGCCGACACGTGGTTGCGCACCACGCCCAGGTTCATCTGGTTCTCCATCTTGCAGGCGGCCACGCAGGAGTCGCAGCCCGAGCAACGGTCCAGGTCGATGACAAGCGTATTTTTCATTAGAACACATCCTTCGTCTGGGCTTCAGCGAGCATTTCCTGAGTGGGCATGAAGGGCTCGAACTCCTCGGCCTCCACCCAAATGTTGGCAGGACGCTCGGACTTCTCGATCTTCACCGTGAAGCCGCGGTTGGTATAGGAACCGTACACCTCGTTGAAGGGGGCGTCGTTCTTGGTGAGCACGTTGACGTTGCACTCGCGCCAGCCGCCGGTGGGGTTGGCCTGGGAGGCGTCGTAGCACTCGGGGTTCCAGAAGCGCTCCATCCACACGGTCTTGGGATTCACGCCCTCGGTCAGATAGGCGCGGGCATGCACCTCGCCGCGGCGGCTGGTGACCTTGACCCAGTCCATGTGCTCGATGCCCAGCTCCTTGGCCGAGGCCGGGTTGATGCGGATCTCGGCGCAGGGGAACAGCTCGCGGCTGAAGGGAGCATGGCGCATGGTGCCGTGGTGGAAGTAGGGCACGCGGCCGCTCGTGAGCACGAACGGGTACTCGGGATCGTAGCCCGGCATACCCTCGTAGGGAGACTCGACCGGCTCGATGGGCACGCAGATGGGGCTGTAGTCCTCGCAGGCCTCCTGGGGCTCCGGATAGCAGTACGGGTACCCGTTGCGAGCCATGCGGATGAGCATCTGGCAGTAGGTCTCCACCTTGCGGGACTCGGTGGCGAAGCCGGAGGGCAGCCCGTCGTCGGCGATCTGCTCGTGCTGGTTGTAGTTCCAGTAATCGGGGGTCACGAACGGCACGTACTCGTCGGTGTTCGCCTGCAGGGTCTCCCAGTCGGGAGCGCCGAGCGTGTCGGCAACGCCCTGCTTGACCTCGGCCTCGGTGGCGCTGCCCAGATAAGCCGTGCCATCGCCCAGCTCCAGGCCGTTCGGGATGTGGCCGCCCCACATCTCGCGGCACTTGGCCACCACCTGGGCCGCCGGGATGGAGTGCGACACGGTCTCGCCGATGTGCACGCACTCGTTCTGCAGCCACTGGGTGTCAAGCTGGGTCATGTTCACCATGGGCTCTTCCAGCCACTCGCGCAGCGGGAAGACCAGATCGCACGCCTCGATGTGGAAGGAGGTGAGCATCGGGTACTGGCCGATGATGTAGTCCACCTCGGGGAACACGTCGTACCAGGACTTCGCGTTGCCGAGCATGGCCAGCTTGTTGCCGGACATGTCGAACCACACGCGCGGCTTGAAGGGCTCGCCAGTGGCGATGGCGTTGCGCACCGTGGGAATGTGGGAGTGGCACCAGGCGTAGAGGCCCTTGTGGTCCTTCATGCCCAGACGATCCTGCAGAAGCTTGTTCAGGATGCGCTGGGAGTCGGGCATGGCCTCGCCGAGTTGCTTGATGCGCGCCTCGTTCTCAGCATCGGACATGCCGATGACCGCGCCGACGCCGTACATGTCGGAGAACATGCCGCCGAAGCCGTTGTTGTAGGTGACCGGGCGCACCAGCTTGGTCTCGCCGGTGTCGGTCATGGTGGCGAAGTAGCCGCCGCCCTTCTGGGTCATGGTGACGCCGGGCTTGTTGATGCGGCCCATGATGGAGTCGAGGCCCATGCAGCCGAGCGGCACCTGGGAGGCGGACTCGGTCATGTCCGACGCCACGCCGTTGGCGATGCCGCCGTTGTTCTCGACGTAGAGCTTGATGGCCTCCTCGATCTTGTCGGCCTGAAGCCAGCACTCCTCGGCCGTCTTCTCGAGCGTCCAGGGGTCGGCCTCCTCCTTGTAGATCTGACCGGCGGTCTTGTACTGCTTGCCGTTGAACTCACCGGCCCAGAAGATCTCGGGATCCACGGCCGAATCGGCGGGAGCGGAGTACTCGAAGGGCGCTACGGCGTTCGTCTTCAGATCGAAGCACACGTAGGCCGGGGTGTTCTCGGGCGTCGTCTGCTGGAAGTCCGGGAACAGCTCCTGGGCGCGCACCGGCAGCTTCGTGTCGGGGTCGATGAGGAACGGCAGGTTCGTCCAGTACTTCGTGAACTCCTCGTCGTAGAGCTTGTTCTCGAAGATGTAGCGGAACCAGGACAGGAGCAGCTTCGTGTCGGTGCCGGGACGCACGGGCAGCCACACGTCGGCCTTCACGGCGTCGGGCGAGAAGTTCGGATCGACGACCACGGTCTTCACGCCGGCGGCGCGAAGCTCCGCCATGCCGCGGCCGGACTCGGCGGTCTCGGACACGGAGGGCTGGGCGCCCCAGATGACCACGATCTCGGTCTTGTTGTCGTTCACCTTGAAGATTTCCTGCACGGCGTTGTCCGCGATGGACTGGTCGTCACCGCCGTAGAAGAGCTTCGAGAGGGCCCAACGGGGCAGGTAGCACTGGGCGCAGCCGGGCTCGAACACCGTCGGCGAGCCGAACGCCATGGGCAGCGTCATGGCCTCCATGAACGAGTAGGATCCGCCGCCGCCCACGCTGGCGAAGAAGGCGTAGTTGCCGTACTGGTCGATGGCGTCCTTGATATGGGTCGCGGCCTCGGTGATGGCCTCGTCCCAGGAGATGACCTCCCACTTGTTCTCTCCGCGCTCGCCGGCACGACGCAGCGGATGCAGGATGCGGCGGGGGCTGTACATGGTGTGCAGCTGGTTCAGGCCCTTGATGCAGAGGCTGCCGCGGGACACCGGAGCCTCCGGATCGCCCTCGAGCCGTACGACCACGCCGTCCTTCAGGTAGGCGATGGCCGGGCACATCTGAATGCAGCCATGGCAGCTCGTGCGCATCTTCGTCAGGCCCTCGGTGCTCGAGACGCCCACCTCGCCAGTACCGGCGAGCTCCTCTTCCGGCGCAGCTTCCTGCATGCAGCCGGCCATGGAGGCGCCCACCGCAGCGGCCGCGCCCGCGAGAGCGGACACTTTGACGAAGCTGCGACGTGTCAAATTCGTTTTTGACATATTGTCTTCCTCTCCTCTTGCTTACACGTGATTACGCTTGTCCGTTCACCTTCAGATC
Proteins encoded in this window:
- a CDS encoding ferric reductase-like transmembrane domain-containing protein, giving the protein MDFAIILAVTVVGCFALRNPLKALPVAFYAAAIVIDVVYVYGVFFGLPRAIWSPLFVLIQKCELSLALFVVVMFIGCLNRGGRAYHWLKPVRSELSIVAWFLSLGHMAVYLESYVPRLLGGGEIGGNVIGAFVLAVVLLVLLVVLGVTSFAFVKRQMSTASWKKVQKLAYPFFGLVYVHLLLMLLPSALHGGLAAQASVAVYSVVFVGYALCRMGRALVDRRAEDAVSAANDPTPAISDEPEMVS
- a CDS encoding TorD/DmsD family molecular chaperone, which codes for MVDEMSVAAADEAVVTEDMIAALKGRAAFYDLLAAIYFRPLTAEQIDNIAEMDWSEYADVNELFADGVNDITRYLRKRNSGTRQALAVDFTSAFAGTSSWKGRYAVPYESVHTSEEGLMFQDAYHEVFQLYKANHVAKAEGYDFPHDHLSFMCEFLVVLSDRIIAALEAGDDAEALRQVRVSRAFLADHILSWFDTFQDLALLLLETRFYRGVLKISKGFFLEDAELLDAIAVELEQRLEAREER
- a CDS encoding 4Fe-4S dicluster domain-containing protein; this translates as MKNTLVIDLDRCSGCDSCVAACKMENQMNLGVVRNHVSAVGPVGTFPDIEMYWLPMQCQQCENPGCIEVCPTGASYRDEETGIVLVNAEDCIGCESCLTGCPYGVRQLNPKTNTIEKCTLCFQRKNDENWVPACVHNCCCGARTFGDLDDPNSEAAKVVAAAGENAHYLFDPADLHPTTVYILSEKTAKWQEEPVEVTRYEKK
- a CDS encoding molybdopterin-containing oxidoreductase family protein; translated protein: MSKTNLTRRSFVKVSALAGAAAAVGASMAGCMQEAAPEEELAGTGEVGVSSTEGLTKMRTSCHGCIQMCPAIAYLKDGVVVRLEGDPEAPVSRGSLCIKGLNQLHTMYSPRRILHPLRRAGERGENKWEVISWDEAITEAATHIKDAIDQYGNYAFFASVGGGGSYSFMEAMTLPMAFGSPTVFEPGCAQCYLPRWALSKLFYGGDDQSIADNAVQEIFKVNDNKTEIVVIWGAQPSVSETAESGRGMAELRAAGVKTVVVDPNFSPDAVKADVWLPVRPGTDTKLLLSWFRYIFENKLYDEEFTKYWTNLPFLIDPDTKLPVRAQELFPDFQQTTPENTPAYVCFDLKTNAVAPFEYSAPADSAVDPEIFWAGEFNGKQYKTAGQIYKEEADPWTLEKTAEECWLQADKIEEAIKLYVENNGGIANGVASDMTESASQVPLGCMGLDSIMGRINKPGVTMTQKGGGYFATMTDTGETKLVRPVTYNNGFGGMFSDMYGVGAVIGMSDAENEARIKQLGEAMPDSQRILNKLLQDRLGMKDHKGLYAWCHSHIPTVRNAIATGEPFKPRVWFDMSGNKLAMLGNAKSWYDVFPEVDYIIGQYPMLTSFHIEACDLVFPLREWLEEPMVNMTQLDTQWLQNECVHIGETVSHSIPAAQVVAKCREMWGGHIPNGLELGDGTAYLGSATEAEVKQGVADTLGAPDWETLQANTDEYVPFVTPDYWNYNQHEQIADDGLPSGFATESRKVETYCQMLIRMARNGYPYCYPEPQEACEDYSPICVPIEPVESPYEGMPGYDPEYPFVLTSGRVPYFHHGTMRHAPFSRELFPCAEIRINPASAKELGIEHMDWVKVTSRRGEVHARAYLTEGVNPKTVWMERFWNPECYDASQANPTGGWRECNVNVLTKNDAPFNEVYGSYTNRGFTVKIEKSERPANIWVEAEEFEPFMPTQEMLAEAQTKDVF